The Candidatus Saccharibacteria bacterium genome has a segment encoding these proteins:
- a CDS encoding NUDIX hydrolase: MSEILRKSVGKAIVIHRPSMSALILRLNKAERARRSTPNVEYDEWHIPGGSTEPEDGGSKQRAAIRETFEETGQNINVIGSLGSAAWNAFFEGSPADFSAEFFLCLLEDEKSEVPEIMLSNESSEAAWVSVEELDRYEQRGLTPEAKKFILLGFERINE, encoded by the coding sequence ATGAGTGAGATATTACGAAAGAGCGTTGGTAAGGCAATAGTAATTCATCGCCCTTCAATGAGCGCACTAATTCTGCGGTTGAACAAAGCAGAAAGAGCGCGTCGCAGTACGCCAAACGTTGAATACGATGAATGGCACATACCTGGTGGGAGCACCGAACCAGAAGACGGTGGATCAAAGCAGCGAGCCGCTATTCGTGAAACATTTGAAGAAACAGGACAAAATATAAATGTAATTGGATCACTAGGTTCAGCAGCATGGAATGCGTTTTTCGAAGGTTCACCCGCGGATTTCAGTGCGGAATTCTTCCTTTGCCTACTAGAAGACGAAAAGTCTGAAGTACCTGAAATTATGCTAAGCAATGAAAGCAGTGAGGCTGCTTGGGTGTCAGTTGAAGAACTTGACAGATATGAGCAGCGAGGTTTAACCCCAGAAGCTAAGAAGTTCATCTTACTTGGCTTCGAAAGAATCAATGAGTAA
- a CDS encoding uracil-DNA glycosylase, translating into MSKQSQISQLTQQIKYNEVCKKLADQATQLVMGEGNLDADLVFIGEAPGKKEDELGRPFVGASGKFLDEMLSSINLKREDVYITNIVKYRPPNNRDPLPQEKHEFRRYLDQQLAIIKPKLIVTLGRHSGMEFLPSLKISRDHGHAMRVSTESRLLSSELGDKDGKISILPLYHPAAALYNGSQRQTLLDDFSKIPQILELINEQQ; encoded by the coding sequence ATGAGTAAACAGTCACAGATTAGTCAACTAACCCAACAGATCAAATATAACGAGGTCTGCAAAAAGCTAGCAGATCAAGCTACTCAATTGGTAATGGGCGAGGGAAACCTAGATGCAGACCTTGTTTTTATTGGCGAAGCACCAGGCAAGAAGGAAGATGAGCTAGGACGGCCCTTTGTTGGGGCCAGCGGAAAGTTTTTAGACGAGATGCTCAGTAGCATTAACCTAAAACGCGAAGATGTTTACATTACAAACATCGTTAAGTATCGTCCACCAAATAACCGCGACCCGTTGCCTCAAGAAAAGCACGAATTTAGGAGGTATTTAGACCAACAACTTGCTATAATAAAGCCAAAGTTAATTGTGACACTCGGTCGGCATTCCGGCATGGAATTCCTACCGAGTCTCAAAATCAGCAGAGACCACGGTCACGCTATGCGCGTGAGTACAGAGTCTAGACTATTGAGTAGCGAGCTCGGCGACAAAGATGGCAAAATTAGTATCTTGCCACTTTATCACCCTGCCGCTGCACTATATAACGGATCTCAGCGCCAAACTCTGCTTGATGACTTCTCTAAAATTCCACAAATTTTAGAGCTTATTAACGAACAACAATAA
- a CDS encoding ribonuclease J, which produces MTEDKKKKHLERLRQHQAQRSTGEDAARGGSSNSKPSAKKPASRNNNTKQNGGAKKTNRIQTNGMETHRGQAIRASRRTHEMADKLIEIHNVQEISPERRANVKPLTDKEVLRLTPLGGQDGIGEKNMQVLEYGDTAVVIDCGMDLGIDLPGVNFGIPDASYLDKIKHKLKGYIITHGHLDHIGGMPYVVPKYPAPIYGSHFTIGMVKKVMGDRERGVEVENFEPEFVEMNMDNHEKLKLGDFYVELIRMTHSIPDSSAVVIETPLGRVINSGDFRLDPEPLDHRPSDVERLKEFGKDGKTLLLMSDSTNSQKEGRTPTESTLEPSFHDIITKAEGRVFVASFSSNMNRIQMIINAAVAAGRKVAIDGRSMLSTLELAVKLGTIKVPRGTVTTLKSMPNLPDREVLVVQTGGQGELNASLQRMSVGEHQYLKLKEGDTVVISSTPIPGNNVRYDQISDDLIRLGVRLYRAPTHKVDGVGPLHVSGHASREEQLELIDYVKPKYFIPIYAGPLHRKYHMENAIYNGGFDSRNTFMLDAGETMDFVNGVAKYGPKVPVGTQLVDNTGSLVPSVVVKDRVVLAEDGVVTVIVTVDRKSGRLLTSPDIITRGFIYMRDNAELMDGIRNELKRAVNQRFKRVELDRFKQELKDHITHFLFEHTRRSPMVIPVVNAIGSNGKSQIKPKPKPDASH; this is translated from the coding sequence ATGACAGAAGATAAGAAGAAAAAACACTTAGAGCGACTACGCCAACACCAGGCTCAACGCTCAACTGGTGAAGATGCAGCCCGTGGAGGCTCATCAAATAGTAAGCCGAGCGCTAAAAAACCAGCGTCTAGGAACAACAATACTAAGCAAAATGGTGGGGCAAAAAAGACTAATCGCATACAAACCAACGGTATGGAAACACACCGGGGGCAAGCTATACGGGCGAGCCGACGTACGCATGAAATGGCAGACAAGCTAATTGAAATCCACAACGTGCAGGAAATATCACCTGAACGCCGTGCAAACGTAAAGCCCCTCACCGATAAAGAAGTACTACGACTTACGCCACTTGGTGGCCAAGATGGTATTGGCGAAAAAAATATGCAAGTGCTTGAGTACGGCGATACAGCTGTAGTTATTGACTGCGGCATGGACTTAGGTATTGACCTGCCAGGAGTTAATTTTGGTATTCCAGACGCGAGCTACCTCGATAAAATTAAACACAAGCTCAAAGGCTACATTATCACTCATGGTCACTTAGACCACATTGGCGGCATGCCATATGTTGTACCAAAGTATCCAGCGCCAATTTACGGCAGCCACTTTACGATTGGTATGGTTAAAAAAGTTATGGGTGACCGCGAGCGAGGTGTTGAAGTAGAAAACTTTGAACCAGAGTTTGTGGAAATGAACATGGACAACCACGAAAAACTTAAACTTGGCGATTTTTACGTTGAGTTAATTCGCATGACCCACTCAATACCAGACAGCTCTGCAGTTGTTATTGAAACTCCGCTAGGACGGGTTATTAACAGTGGTGACTTTAGGTTAGACCCAGAGCCGCTTGATCACCGCCCTAGTGATGTTGAGCGCTTAAAGGAATTCGGAAAAGACGGCAAGACGTTGCTACTTATGAGTGACAGCACCAACTCGCAAAAAGAGGGGCGCACACCAACAGAAAGCACGTTAGAACCAAGTTTTCACGACATAATCACCAAGGCTGAGGGCCGAGTATTCGTCGCTAGCTTTAGTTCCAACATGAACCGTATCCAGATGATTATTAACGCAGCAGTTGCTGCTGGGCGGAAAGTCGCGATCGACGGACGCAGCATGCTATCAACACTAGAACTTGCAGTAAAACTCGGGACTATTAAAGTCCCGCGCGGAACAGTTACAACCCTTAAGTCGATGCCTAATCTCCCTGACAGAGAAGTACTTGTAGTACAAACAGGCGGCCAAGGTGAGCTTAATGCCAGCTTGCAACGGATGAGTGTTGGTGAGCACCAATACCTAAAACTAAAAGAAGGTGACACGGTTGTTATTAGTTCGACACCTATTCCTGGTAACAATGTGCGTTACGACCAAATTAGCGATGACCTAATTCGGCTTGGCGTACGTCTATATCGAGCCCCAACTCATAAAGTTGACGGCGTTGGCCCACTGCACGTGTCTGGTCACGCTAGCAGAGAAGAACAACTAGAGTTAATCGACTACGTGAAGCCAAAATACTTTATTCCTATTTATGCCGGTCCATTGCACCGTAAGTATCATATGGAAAATGCGATTTATAATGGTGGTTTTGATTCTCGAAACACCTTTATGCTCGACGCTGGTGAAACCATGGACTTTGTGAATGGAGTTGCAAAATATGGCCCTAAAGTACCCGTTGGAACACAGCTTGTTGATAACACCGGCTCGTTAGTACCAAGTGTTGTGGTAAAAGACCGCGTTGTACTGGCAGAAGACGGTGTAGTGACAGTTATTGTCACAGTTGACCGTAAGTCAGGTCGCTTATTGACCAGCCCAGACATTATTACCCGTGGCTTTATTTACATGCGTGACAATGCCGAGCTAATGGACGGGATTCGCAACGAACTTAAGCGGGCGGTAAATCAACGCTTTAAACGAGTTGAACTTGACCGCTTTAAGCAAGAACTTAAAGACCACATTACGCATTTCTTGTTCGAGCATACTCGCCGCAGCCCAATGGTTATTCCAGTGGTAAATGCAATTGGCTCTAACGGCAAAAGCCAAATAAAGCCAAAACCAAAACCTGACGCAAGTCATTAA
- a CDS encoding helix-turn-helix domain-containing protein: protein MLKSKPTQTQPKIHSKMAAQLQEARKAKRIRLDQAAYETKIKKHVLESFERGEVDLSNPYSKGLLIAYVKYLGLNTAQLEEPSSATSKKTRRNPPALKGQLKQQQRSKKMFVASTAVKVYLAVGFVLLSFSAVALLVYFFFAAPTLTVYDLPRELQTTESSLVIEGQAGSGSDVFINYTPVLVTPEGEFSQRIFLNPGVNIIRIEAENNLSRTAVVEKIIIANYERFD, encoded by the coding sequence ATGCTGAAATCTAAGCCGACACAAACACAGCCTAAAATTCATTCTAAAATGGCTGCCCAGCTGCAAGAAGCTCGGAAAGCTAAGCGTATTCGTTTAGACCAAGCTGCCTATGAAACCAAGATAAAAAAACATGTATTGGAGTCGTTCGAGCGAGGAGAAGTTGATTTATCCAACCCGTACAGCAAAGGGCTTTTAATCGCGTACGTAAAGTATTTAGGATTAAATACTGCCCAGCTCGAAGAGCCGAGCTCAGCAACAAGTAAAAAAACCCGTCGAAATCCACCGGCTCTAAAAGGGCAGCTCAAACAACAGCAACGGTCAAAAAAAATGTTTGTTGCTTCAACAGCGGTCAAAGTTTATTTGGCTGTCGGGTTTGTTTTGCTGTCGTTTAGCGCAGTGGCGTTGCTAGTCTATTTCTTTTTCGCAGCTCCTACGCTTACAGTTTATGATTTGCCACGCGAACTTCAGACTACCGAATCGTCGTTGGTGATAGAGGGACAGGCCGGTAGCGGTTCGGATGTTTTCATCAACTACACGCCGGTGCTCGTGACACCTGAAGGTGAGTTTAGCCAGAGAATATTTTTAAATCCTGGTGTAAATATTATACGAATAGAAGCCGAAAACAATCTTTCGCGAACGGCTGTGGTTGAAAAAATTATAATCGCTAATTATGAGCGGTTTGATTGA
- the rpsF gene encoding 30S ribosomal protein S6, with translation MNKYELIVLLHPDLEIDLDKPLAKVEKIITGLGGKIEKKDNWGKRKLAYQIAKQDFAIYVYFEFDIDGTKIAKLDSTLNITDEVIRHLVTKYVEPPAKDEEKDDEKNKKEEK, from the coding sequence GTGAATAAGTACGAATTAATCGTATTACTGCATCCTGATCTAGAAATAGATTTGGATAAACCTCTCGCAAAAGTCGAGAAAATTATTACTGGTCTTGGTGGCAAGATCGAAAAAAAGGATAATTGGGGAAAGCGCAAACTCGCATACCAGATTGCAAAACAAGACTTTGCTATCTACGTATATTTTGAGTTTGATATTGATGGTACGAAAATTGCCAAGCTTGATTCTACCTTAAACATTACCGATGAAGTTATTCGACATCTTGTAACTAAATATGTTGAACCACCAGCTAAAGACGAAGAAAAAGACGACGAAAAAAACAAAAAAGAGGAGAAGTAA
- the ssb gene encoding single-stranded DNA-binding protein, translating to MAKSINQVVLMGNLTRDPELRTTSGGQSVCAFSLALNRSWTGSNGQQQESVDFVDIVAWGKLGELVNQYMSKGRRCLITGRLSSSSWEAQDGSKRSKLEVTATDVTFLDGGSGSSDQGGSQPSQSSSAAPAKPKKNDDVVVEDVDEQKPVDLSDIPF from the coding sequence ATGGCAAAAAGCATCAACCAAGTCGTACTTATGGGTAACCTTACACGTGACCCAGAATTACGCACAACCAGCGGCGGACAATCCGTTTGCGCTTTTAGCTTAGCCTTAAATCGAAGCTGGACAGGATCAAACGGCCAACAGCAAGAGTCTGTTGATTTTGTTGACATTGTTGCTTGGGGAAAGCTAGGCGAGCTCGTAAACCAATACATGAGCAAAGGACGACGCTGTTTAATAACCGGACGTTTAAGTTCTAGTAGCTGGGAAGCTCAAGATGGCAGCAAACGAAGCAAACTCGAAGTAACTGCAACTGATGTAACATTTCTAGATGGTGGTTCTGGTTCGTCTGACCAAGGCGGCTCACAGCCAAGCCAATCTAGCTCAGCAGCACCCGCTAAGCCGAAAAAGAACGACGATGTTGTTGTAGAAGACGTCGACGAACAAAAGCCAGTCGACCTATCTGACATACCCTTTTAA
- the rpsR gene encoding 30S ribosomal protein S18, which translates to MAKKHLKKNEIEHFDYKDFKTLQRFVNPYGQIDARKKTGLSEKQQKALTKAIKRARHIALLPFVAN; encoded by the coding sequence ATGGCAAAAAAGCACTTAAAGAAGAATGAAATCGAACACTTTGACTACAAAGATTTTAAGACTCTCCAAAGATTCGTAAACCCGTATGGTCAAATCGACGCTCGCAAAAAAACTGGACTCAGTGAAAAGCAGCAAAAAGCTCTGACCAAGGCTATTAAACGAGCTCGACACATCGCACTATTACCATTCGTTGCAAACTAG
- the efp gene encoding elongation factor P, producing MLSITDLKKGTLITIDNQPFKVVEYAQKQMGRGGSIVNTKLKNLISGATVNKTFHGNDKIESADVSSQKVQFLYADTALHFMDGETYEQFEIDPDLIGDQAQLLKEGMDVTAQLFEGNVINVELPTKIKLEVVEAPEVVKGDTQSTVQKKVKLETGAEIMAPIFVKTGDVLVVDSRDSSYVERAK from the coding sequence ATGTTGTCTATTACAGATCTTAAAAAGGGAACACTGATCACGATCGACAATCAGCCGTTTAAAGTGGTCGAGTACGCCCAAAAACAAATGGGTCGAGGCGGTTCTATTGTTAACACTAAGCTTAAGAATCTTATTTCTGGAGCAACCGTAAATAAGACTTTTCACGGTAACGATAAAATAGAGTCCGCTGATGTCAGTAGTCAAAAAGTTCAATTTTTGTACGCCGACACGGCATTGCACTTTATGGACGGCGAAACATATGAGCAATTTGAAATTGATCCAGATCTTATTGGCGATCAAGCTCAACTCCTTAAAGAAGGTATGGATGTTACAGCACAATTATTTGAAGGTAATGTGATAAACGTCGAACTCCCTACAAAAATTAAACTTGAAGTTGTTGAAGCACCAGAGGTCGTCAAAGGCGACACTCAGTCAACCGTGCAAAAAAAGGTAAAGCTTGAGACCGGCGCAGAAATAATGGCGCCCATATTCGTTAAAACAGGTGATGTTTTAGTGGTAGACTCACGGGACAGTAGCTATGTCGAGCGCGCCAAGTAA
- a CDS encoding TlyA family RNA methyltransferase — translation MRLDIALTKLPEINSRSQANSLIRMGKVTVDGRTATKPGQTVDETSNIDVDIKEKYVSRAGNKLASVATILKLDFNDKTVLDVGSSTGGFTDFALQHGAKKVIAIDVGTEQLHPSLRADQRIELHEKTDIRNVFLRKTVSENRKQKTEDNKNRIYLKKSPDIVVIDVSFISLREILPSIANLLSAKSQIVAMLKPQFEAGDNKKHKGVIKNSAMRRAILKDFEQWAKQRFVIQAKQDSDVLGRKGNQERFYLLKAAK, via the coding sequence ATGCGCTTAGACATAGCCTTAACGAAGTTGCCTGAAATAAATAGCCGTTCGCAAGCTAACAGCCTTATTCGAATGGGAAAAGTTACAGTTGATGGCCGGACAGCTACTAAACCAGGGCAAACTGTCGACGAAACCAGTAACATAGACGTAGATATTAAAGAAAAATACGTATCGCGAGCAGGTAATAAGCTGGCGTCGGTTGCTACTATCTTAAAGCTCGACTTTAACGATAAAACCGTGCTCGACGTTGGTTCGTCTACTGGTGGCTTTACCGACTTTGCGCTGCAACATGGTGCTAAAAAAGTTATTGCTATTGATGTTGGTACCGAACAGCTTCACCCAAGCCTTCGCGCCGATCAGCGAATTGAGCTGCATGAAAAAACGGATATTAGAAACGTTTTTTTGCGAAAAACCGTTTCAGAAAACAGAAAACAGAAAACAGAGGACAATAAGAATAGGATTTATTTAAAAAAGTCACCAGATATTGTGGTGATTGACGTAAGTTTTATTAGTTTACGAGAAATCCTACCGTCTATAGCTAATCTTTTATCTGCCAAATCACAAATAGTAGCCATGTTAAAGCCGCAATTTGAAGCTGGTGATAATAAAAAACATAAAGGCGTGATAAAAAATAGCGCCATGCGAAGAGCGATACTAAAAGACTTTGAGCAATGGGCAAAACAACGATTTGTAATTCAAGCAAAGCAAGATTCTGATGTTTTGGGTAGAAAAGGAAATCAAGAACGGTTCTATTTACTTAAAGCAGCTAAGTAA
- the ychF gene encoding redox-regulated ATPase YchF: protein MSLSIGIVGLPNVGKSTLFNALTKNNVLAANYPFATIEPNEGIVPVPDQRLEKLTELFNSQKTVPATVKFVDIAGIVKGAHEGEGMGNAFLSHIRETDAIAQVVRVFKDDDVLHVDNRISPQDDIDIINAELILADLQTLENHQPKLARLAKSDPEAKKSMPVVEALIHSLNRGELAINSDQDLQLVKHLNLLTAKPFIYVFNQDEGGIIDEAEQEKLKAMAPTDNVVFVSAKVEAEISELNGDDAAIFMAEYGLRESGLARLSRVGFETLGLQTYLTAGEKESKAWTIKQGYTAPQAAGVIHGDFERGFIAADVVNYDDLLTAQSWHKAREAGKVRTEGKTYVMKPDDVVEFKFNV from the coding sequence ATGTCTTTATCTATAGGAATCGTTGGTCTGCCGAATGTCGGAAAATCGACACTGTTTAATGCATTGACGAAAAACAATGTACTAGCGGCAAACTACCCGTTTGCAACTATTGAACCGAATGAAGGCATTGTGCCTGTACCCGACCAGCGGCTCGAAAAATTAACTGAATTGTTTAACTCGCAAAAGACGGTTCCTGCTACCGTAAAATTTGTAGACATAGCCGGCATTGTAAAAGGTGCTCACGAAGGTGAAGGTATGGGAAATGCTTTTTTGAGCCACATCCGTGAAACAGATGCGATTGCTCAGGTTGTGCGTGTGTTTAAGGACGACGACGTTCTTCATGTTGATAATCGCATTAGCCCCCAAGACGACATAGACATCATTAATGCCGAACTTATATTGGCGGATCTTCAGACACTCGAAAATCATCAGCCCAAGCTTGCTCGGCTTGCTAAGTCTGACCCAGAAGCAAAAAAGTCTATGCCTGTAGTAGAAGCACTAATTCACTCGCTAAACCGTGGTGAATTAGCAATTAATTCGGATCAAGATTTACAGCTGGTAAAGCACCTAAACCTGCTGACCGCTAAACCATTTATTTATGTTTTCAACCAAGACGAGGGCGGCATAATCGATGAAGCTGAACAAGAAAAACTAAAAGCTATGGCGCCAACCGACAACGTAGTATTTGTGAGCGCTAAAGTTGAAGCCGAAATTAGCGAATTAAACGGTGATGATGCGGCAATTTTTATGGCAGAATATGGGCTGCGAGAATCTGGTTTGGCTCGACTAAGCCGAGTTGGGTTCGAAACACTTGGGCTGCAAACCTATCTAACAGCTGGCGAAAAAGAGTCAAAGGCCTGGACAATAAAACAAGGCTACACTGCTCCGCAAGCGGCAGGTGTGATTCACGGAGACTTTGAACGTGGCTTTATTGCCGCTGATGTCGTTAACTACGACGACCTGTTAACTGCCCAGTCGTGGCATAAGGCCCGCGAAGCAGGCAAAGTTCGAACCGAAGGCAAAACCTACGTAATGAAGCCTGACGACGTCGTGGAATTTAAATTTAACGTTTAA
- a CDS encoding CoF synthetase, translating into MKYIYIFMVTILDKLIWYVDVGPSVHRIFLAPQVGNFRVFLGRIRAVRLCLYAWRRVPAYKNFIESQRPFKGPTINFKGAQLNDLPEMDKDSYIKQYNLLDKLVDRNLPAEGVMFDESSGSSGKPTSWVRGPKERRFVQRIMQVSFQHVMVDRQPIILNTFSMGAWATGINTTINLVGVSRVKSLGPDVVKVIDTLLELGPEFEYVICGYPPFLKLITETKEIDWSKYKITAIFGGEGISEAMRDTLLEYYTEVIGSYGASDLEINIAHESEFTIALRRALQEDDSLKKALITQNRGILPMIFQYNPYDYVIETNKNGELVVTICRLENISPRIRYNIHDLGHVVHFYELKKILRSAGRQDILDKAEFDFGVMFHYGRSDLSVDYNGAVVGPEEVKQIINAHAFASKIKGFRLISYEDKTSSKHLMIAVELEEGTKLKKTDQKQLLDEIITQLKIMNLDFKSAYSTAANKPELKAYEYETGIFDVEHQKLKNDYVWNIDYKRAVKEKILLES; encoded by the coding sequence ATGAAGTACATTTACATCTTTATGGTCACCATTTTAGATAAACTAATTTGGTATGTAGACGTTGGTCCATCAGTTCACAGAATTTTCCTTGCGCCGCAAGTTGGTAATTTTAGGGTTTTTCTAGGGAGGATTAGGGCAGTTCGTTTATGTTTATACGCATGGCGCCGTGTACCTGCGTATAAAAATTTTATTGAGAGCCAACGCCCTTTTAAAGGCCCAACAATAAATTTTAAAGGCGCCCAACTCAATGATTTGCCAGAAATGGATAAAGATTCATACATTAAGCAATATAATCTTCTAGACAAGCTTGTTGATAGAAACCTACCGGCTGAAGGAGTTATGTTTGATGAATCATCCGGCAGTAGCGGTAAACCAACAAGCTGGGTTCGTGGCCCAAAAGAGCGTCGTTTTGTACAAAGAATCATGCAAGTTTCATTCCAGCATGTAATGGTAGATAGACAGCCGATTATTTTGAACACATTTTCTATGGGAGCCTGGGCTACTGGAATAAACACAACCATAAATTTGGTTGGCGTCAGTCGAGTTAAGTCACTTGGTCCGGATGTTGTTAAAGTTATCGATACGCTTCTAGAGTTAGGGCCGGAGTTTGAATATGTTATTTGTGGGTATCCGCCTTTTTTAAAGCTTATTACCGAAACTAAAGAAATTGATTGGTCGAAATATAAAATTACTGCAATTTTTGGTGGTGAAGGCATTAGCGAAGCGATGCGTGACACGTTGCTTGAATATTATACGGAGGTGATCGGATCATATGGTGCTTCTGACTTAGAAATAAACATTGCTCACGAATCCGAATTCACGATTGCGCTAAGACGCGCCTTGCAAGAAGATGATTCTTTAAAGAAAGCTCTTATAACTCAAAATCGGGGTATTTTACCGATGATTTTTCAATACAATCCGTACGATTATGTGATTGAAACAAACAAAAACGGCGAGCTAGTTGTAACTATTTGTCGTTTAGAAAATATTAGTCCGCGCATTAGGTACAACATACACGACCTTGGACATGTCGTTCATTTTTATGAGCTTAAAAAAATCTTACGCAGTGCAGGGCGTCAAGATATCTTAGATAAAGCAGAGTTTGATTTTGGTGTTATGTTCCACTACGGGCGGAGTGATCTTTCCGTTGATTACAATGGTGCTGTGGTGGGGCCTGAAGAAGTAAAACAGATAATTAACGCTCATGCATTTGCTTCAAAAATTAAAGGATTTCGCTTAATAAGCTACGAAGATAAAACATCTTCTAAGCACCTAATGATTGCGGTTGAGTTAGAGGAGGGTACAAAGCTCAAAAAAACTGATCAAAAACAATTACTCGACGAAATTATCACCCAGCTTAAAATTATGAATCTAGACTTTAAGTCTGCTTATTCTACAGCCGCCAATAAACCAGAGTTAAAAGCCTACGAATACGAAACAGGAATTTTTGATGTTGAACATCAAAAACTTAAAAATGACTACGTTTGGAACATTGACTACAAGCGAGCAGTTAAGGAGAAAATTTTGCTCGAAAGCTAG
- a CDS encoding HIT family protein yields MDNTKQLCSFCKENNLLRVNVLYEDDLWYITDMEQGSINNAALAITKRHISTPFELNKGEWVALQEIINKMKSFVDDKEIPDGYNIGWNVNKTGGQNVAHAHLHLLARYKDEPLAGKGIRHIFKQPENKR; encoded by the coding sequence ATGGATAACACAAAACAACTTTGTTCCTTTTGCAAAGAAAATAACCTACTTAGAGTTAATGTGCTATACGAAGATGATCTGTGGTACATAACGGACATGGAACAGGGAAGTATTAATAATGCCGCACTGGCTATAACAAAGCGACATATCTCTACTCCTTTTGAACTAAATAAAGGAGAGTGGGTGGCTTTGCAGGAAATCATAAACAAAATGAAATCCTTTGTTGACGACAAAGAGATTCCAGATGGCTATAACATTGGCTGGAATGTTAATAAAACTGGTGGACAAAATGTAGCACATGCGCACTTGCATCTATTAGCTCGATACAAAGACGAACCGCTTGCTGGTAAAGGAATCCGTCACATATTTAAACAGCCTGAAAACAAGCGATAA
- the uppS gene encoding di-trans,poly-cis-decaprenylcistransferase: MSTADSDTILQSVVNHLAIIPDGNRRWAKSQGIFGTLKMYDQGADRAAEVIRAAFEHGVTTVSFWGSSAANLTKRNGKEVEVLERIYSVFSQKLINEEDVHKHEVRVEIIGKWKNLLGEATIANLQKVVDDTKQYNKRRLVLLIGYDGVDERSAAVESILQTREDTDIDGNTLLRQHSWTGHIPDVDLIIRTGAWEDPHNSVGFLSLLTDNTQYAFPQVLWPDFKVEKLQEVLDDFNERERRLGK, translated from the coding sequence ATGTCAACTGCAGATTCCGATACTATTTTACAGAGCGTTGTTAATCATTTAGCGATTATTCCAGACGGAAACCGTAGATGGGCGAAATCCCAGGGTATTTTTGGTACTCTAAAAATGTACGACCAAGGGGCTGACCGCGCAGCCGAGGTTATTCGAGCAGCGTTTGAGCACGGCGTTACTACTGTCAGTTTTTGGGGAAGTTCAGCAGCCAACCTTACTAAACGCAACGGCAAAGAAGTGGAGGTGTTGGAGCGAATTTATAGTGTTTTTTCACAAAAACTTATAAACGAAGAAGACGTTCATAAACACGAAGTTCGGGTTGAAATAATCGGTAAATGGAAAAACTTACTCGGTGAAGCAACAATAGCAAATCTACAAAAGGTAGTTGATGATACAAAGCAGTACAACAAGCGGCGATTAGTTCTATTGATTGGCTATGACGGCGTTGATGAACGCAGCGCAGCTGTTGAATCGATACTCCAAACCCGTGAAGACACCGACATTGACGGCAACACACTTCTACGCCAGCATTCTTGGACAGGACACATACCAGATGTCGATCTTATAATTCGCACCGGAGCTTGGGAAGACCCACATAACAGCGTGGGCTTTTTGAGTCTATTAACAGATAACACGCAATATGCTTTTCCTCAGGTGTTGTGGCCCGACTTTAAAGTCGAAAAACTACAAGAAGTCTTAGACGACTTTAACGAACGTGAACGCCGCTTAGGCAAGTAA